The Anabaena sp. WA102 genome contains a region encoding:
- a CDS encoding DUF4351 domain-containing protein translates to MSEVTANYDQSWKEALNEYFESFVAFFFPVAHQAIDWTKTPESLDKELQEITASGETKNRITDKLYKVWLLDQTQVWILIHIEIQSQYDVNFEERMYIYNYRAFDLYHQFVVSVAILGDTSPSWRPNSYDRAMLDCELSLKFPIAKILDYESKWDELEKSDNPFATIVMAHLKTKATTSNLTEREQWKWILIRGLYDRGFTKEKLVKLFKIIDTMMTLPKQLQAGLVTKIKQFEEERTMPLISPTEQLAMERGEQQLVIRLLNRRIGEIELSLIDSIRALTIEKLELLGEALLDFSSMTDLEQWLQNNPES, encoded by the coding sequence ATGAGTGAAGTAACAGCAAATTATGATCAATCATGGAAAGAAGCATTAAATGAATATTTTGAAAGCTTCGTAGCATTTTTCTTTCCTGTAGCCCATCAAGCAATAGATTGGACAAAAACCCCTGAATCTTTAGATAAAGAACTGCAAGAAATTACAGCTTCAGGAGAAACCAAAAACCGAATTACCGATAAACTGTATAAAGTTTGGTTATTAGATCAAACTCAAGTATGGATTTTAATCCACATAGAAATTCAGAGTCAATATGATGTTAACTTTGAAGAACGGATGTACATTTATAATTACCGAGCCTTCGACCTTTATCACCAATTTGTAGTAAGTGTAGCAATTTTAGGTGATACAAGTCCTAGTTGGCGACCAAATAGTTATGATAGAGCTATGTTGGATTGTGAACTAAGTTTAAAATTCCCCATAGCTAAAATTCTTGATTATGAATCAAAGTGGGATGAACTAGAAAAGAGTGATAATCCCTTTGCTACCATAGTGATGGCGCATTTAAAGACTAAAGCCACCACCAGTAATTTAACAGAAAGGGAGCAATGGAAATGGATATTAATTAGAGGACTTTATGACCGGGGCTTCACCAAAGAGAAACTTGTTAAGTTATTTAAAATCATCGACACAATGATGACTTTACCTAAACAATTGCAAGCAGGATTGGTCACAAAAATTAAACAATTCGAGGAGGAGAGAACAATGCCTTTAATTAGCCCAACAGAACAACTAGCTATGGAACGGGGAGAGCAACAGCTAGTTATACGCTTACTAAATCGGCGAATTGGTGAAATTGAATTATCATTGATTGACTCAATTCGTGCATTAACAATTGAGAAATTAGAATTATTGGGTGAAGCTCTCTTAGATTTTTCTTCTATGACTGATTTAGAACAATGGTTACAAAATAACCCAGAGTCTTGA
- a CDS encoding type II toxin-antitoxin system HicB family antitoxin has protein sequence MTLNNYNFNGFTINLYIDEQGDWLAHLQEIPNISAFGDTPEEALQELKLAWELVKEDYQQKGKEIPFAPVRRKLYSS, from the coding sequence ATGACTTTAAATAATTATAATTTTAATGGCTTTACAATTAATTTATATATTGATGAACAAGGAGATTGGTTAGCACATTTACAAGAAATACCTAATATTTCAGCTTTTGGTGATACTCCTGAAGAAGCTTTGCAAGAACTAAAATTAGCCTGGGAGTTAGTGAAGGAAGATTATCAACAAAAGGGTAAAGAAATTCCCTTTGCTCCTGTGCGTAGAAAATTGTACTCTTCATGA
- a CDS encoding IS4 family transposase translates to MLPQSYQTIFRKHLSEQQYLTLEILLLLIQAHRQVKLSKLASLFPQPIKYESRKRNLQRFLGIGKLCVKLLWFPLIKYWIRQSLTPKQLNREQRRYFHKKQYQKYGYWMVALDRTQWKGRNIFMVTLVWGTHALPLYWETLNHVGNSNLQTQKRLIKTAIKLLKKCRIVVLADREFHSPKLAKWLDEQGVYFALRQKKNLYFQEKPEQEYQVLKNQGFKPGMSRFYEKVKCGKGDELGLFNIAVYWKRKYRNSGPKEPWYILTNLPTLQQTLCLYRCRWGIEQFFKDCKTGGYNLEDTKVNETRFLALVLLIVIAYSLATMHGQRMKKLGIETYAGRIQQHQDKYPRQSDFSFALYGQLWIYGMELWADLALNLINLKPHKRLFFQRGFQALSLMKQAL, encoded by the coding sequence ATGTTACCACAATCATATCAAACAATTTTCCGAAAGCATTTGAGTGAACAGCAGTATTTGACACTAGAGATATTGTTGTTATTAATACAGGCTCATCGCCAAGTAAAACTGTCAAAATTGGCCAGCTTGTTTCCCCAACCAATTAAATATGAAAGCAGGAAACGTAATCTACAAAGATTTTTAGGAATAGGTAAACTCTGCGTAAAATTATTATGGTTTCCATTGATAAAATATTGGATTAGACAATCGTTAACACCAAAACAACTGAATCGAGAACAGCGCCGTTATTTTCATAAAAAACAGTATCAAAAATATGGTTATTGGATGGTAGCACTGGATAGAACACAGTGGAAGGGGCGAAATATATTTATGGTGACATTGGTATGGGGTACTCATGCCCTACCACTATATTGGGAAACATTAAATCATGTCGGAAATAGTAATTTACAAACACAGAAAAGATTAATAAAGACAGCAATAAAGTTGTTAAAAAAATGTCGAATTGTGGTGTTAGCAGACAGAGAATTTCATAGTCCAAAACTGGCTAAATGGCTTGATGAGCAAGGAGTTTACTTCGCTTTACGCCAGAAGAAAAACCTTTATTTTCAAGAAAAACCTGAACAAGAATATCAAGTTCTTAAAAATCAAGGATTTAAGCCAGGAATGTCGAGATTTTATGAAAAAGTTAAATGTGGTAAAGGGGATGAATTAGGCTTATTTAATATCGCTGTTTATTGGAAGAGAAAATATCGGAACTCTGGACCAAAAGAACCTTGGTATATCTTGACGAATCTACCAACTCTCCAACAAACTTTATGCCTCTATAGATGTCGATGGGGAATTGAGCAATTCTTTAAGGATTGTAAAACTGGTGGTTATAATTTAGAGGATACTAAAGTAAATGAAACTCGCTTTTTAGCTTTAGTATTATTGATTGTCATTGCTTATAGTTTAGCCACTATGCACGGTCAACGGATGAAAAAATTAGGTATAGAGACTTATGCCGGACGTATTCAACAACATCAGGACAAGTACCCACGTCAAAGTGATTTTAGCTTTGCTCTCTACGGACAACTATGGATTTATGGTATGGAATTATGGGCTGATTTAGCTCTGAATTTAATCAATCTCAAGCCTCATAAACGCCTCTTTTTTCAACGGGGCTTTCAGGCTCTATCCCTTATGAAACAAGCTCTTTAG
- a CDS encoding ELWxxDGT repeat protein — protein MTSTPAMNEPYLVSDINATTYSSNPSSFINVGGILYFTANNDTNGLELYKADISTGVVSLIEINAGSGSSSPTYLTDVNGTLYFQAYDPTNGYELWKIGTNGTPTRIDLGSDSSSPANLTNVNGTLYFVAYTPTNGYELWKIDPTTGTPSVIDIVSGSGSSFPTNLTNANGTLYFRASTSATGYELWKIDSTTGSPVFLKDIQVGNGSSNPGNLTYSNGKIYFTADNFTQGVELWQTDGTPEGTVLTQDINATTYSSNPSSFINVGGILYFTANNDINGIELYKADTSTGVVSLIEINAGSGSSSPTYLTDVNGTLYFQANDPTNGSELWKIGTNGTLTRIDLGTGGSSPNNLTNVNGTLYFTAYGYNGVNYLGYELWKIDPTTGTPSVIDIVSGSGTSSPSNLININGVLYFTASTSATGSELWKLDPANNLPVLISDLYPGANSSNPSNFINSGGTVYFIANNSTNGHELFRIDPTTGNPVLLDIYAGANSSSPNGLIDINGTLYFKADDGVNGNQLWKIDPTTGNPVRLVVPDLYDNNAAYLDSFTNVGGKLYFRSSYYNSNTTIYQPLYTIDSTTGNPVAVAGVSYVSNLTNINGVLYFQGYTATNGFELWKIDSTTGQPVVIDIVSGGGSSSPTNLTNVNGTLFFAAYNVANGQELWKIDSTGNPVLVKDINPGSGYSSPSSLFNVNGTLYFTANDGTNGVELWKSDGTTAGTVLAKDINGRTYSSDPNSLIDINGTLYFKADDGVNGNQLWKIDPTTGNPVRLVVPDLPSGYVPYLDSFTNVGGKLYFRSSYYSNSTYQPLYTIDSSTGNPVTVAGVSYVSSLININGVLYFQAYTATNGFELWKIDSTTGKPVVIDIVSGSGSSSPTNLTNVNGTLFFTASNAANGEELWKLDSTGNPVLVKDIYAGSNGSSPGSLFNVNGTLYFTANNGTNGVELWKSDGTAAGTVLAKDINGRTYSSSPNGLIDVNGTLYFKANDGVNGNQLWKIDPTTGNPVRLVVPDLPSGYVPYLDSFTNVGGKLYFRSSYYSNSTYQPLYTIDSSTGNPVTVAGVSYVSSLININGVLYFQAYTATNGFELWKIDSTTGKPVVIDIVSGSGSSSPTNLTNVNGTLFFKASNAANGEELWKLDSTGNPVLVKDIYSGSNGSSPSSLFNVNGTLYFTANDGTNGVELWKSDGNTAGTVQLEIYPGAINPNISNFLNVGSVLYFTANNATNGQELWRINSTTGNPEVIDIVSGTGSSSPAYLTNVNGTLYFQAYTPTNGYELWKIDPTTGKPVVIDIVSGSGSSSPGNLTDVNGTLYFTAYTSTNGYELWKIDTTTGTPSVIDVVSGGNSSSPTNLTNVNGTLYFTASTSANGNELWKLDATTGSPVFLKDIQVGSGSSNPGNLTYSNGKLYFTADNFTQGVELWAVDINTVTTVGSVAKTGNEDQTITFSATDFSGVFSSSSGISLATIKVVQLPSNGVLKLGTNNVTVNQEIAVANLGNLTFVPNANFNGTAGFTWNGSDGTNYAANPSNVIFTINSVNDVPEIVNPIPDINFYSNTFSNFNISENAFRDADLGDSLTYSATLADGSPLPSWLTLNNKIFSGTPPISSTGKLEIKVTATDPNNASVADNFILTVINSAPTSIYLSKNTIPENSANNTVIGNLISVDANANDTHTYTLINDAGGRFALNGNQIVVANGGLLDYETATGHIIRVKTTDSTGLSYEGDISISISNVNDAFTGSFSFTAATYNINERGTAIISLTRTGGSDGEVSVTVTATDGIATAGSDYNNSNLPVTLTFANGETSKNVIIPIIDDNVYEPTETVNLALSNPSNGATLGTETTAILNIIDNDPNTNLPDLVVSNIVAPINAQSGEVINISWTLTNQGIATASGSWVDYVYLSDDDKIGNDKLLGSFTFDGAMATPAAGIAAGASVERTQSITLPLILSGNQQIIVSTDANNQILEYSGTETNNTTIDDIPIAVTLKTFPNLQVSNVAAPLTAFSSQSTAIQWTVKNVGNGATSSPYWSDSVYLSLDNTFDDTDIYLGQANNPSYLNAGDSYTNHLDVTLPRGISGNYYFLVKTDVRNNVFENDKENDNLTVGSPTNVSLTPPPDFQVTNVTIPSQSFSGQSLNLSWTVTNKGIGKNLETVWYDQVFLSTDEVLDADDRNLGTFSQNGILNSNDSYTSSQTVSLPIGISGDYYFFVRTDAGNQVFESVFDGNNTGYKATPTRINLTPPPDLEILSLTLPTQATASRALNFSYQVTNFGSTTTPNYYWTDRFYLSLDNQLDTNTDLLIGDQPHYGSLAPDESYTNNFSYTLPNTLTGNYYLFGITDSNNEVFELNNENNTFLATTPIVITSQPADLVVVSASVPMTGEAGKALRVEWTVRNQGTGDTAISSWTDQVILSKDAQIGNSDDLVLGSFSRGEILAPNQSYTRSELVTLPIDAIAGYQVFVVTDAGNSVYEATQENNNSSTGQPLTVTRETADLQVTEVSSPSSGQSGQALTVNWTVKNFGSSTTNSNYWYDGVYLSTDNQISSDDIFLGYAYRSEALDVSEQYSVSRSFNLPNNLQAGNYYTLVRTDALSYVYEGSLENNNDKATQGTTTGTGGETTGGTSVGVTASPDLVMVSVDAPTTGIGGQNLTVSWTVRNAGTVETGDRSWYEAFYLSRDQVFDRNSDIYLGYRSYTGNLAAGATYSQTESFRLPQGISGSFYLFAKTDAGNSLYEGTVENNNVAYDPTSVVVSLAQPADLVVGTITIPANGVTGQSASITYTVTNEGSNAVVGNWSDSLYLSKDGQWDINDLFLGQVDNSREVLSGNSYTNTLTASLPGVVPGDYQVIIRSDIRNEIPESNESNNLKATLDKVNMDVERLILGTPSTGSLAQGQGGTTALRSARGKRYG, from the coding sequence ATGACATCTACACCTGCTATGAATGAACCCTATTTAGTTTCAGACATCAATGCAACCACCTACAGTTCTAATCCCAGCAGTTTTATCAACGTTGGAGGGATTCTCTACTTCACTGCTAACAATGATACCAATGGACTTGAGCTATATAAGGCTGATATCAGTACAGGAGTTGTCAGCCTCATTGAAATTAATGCAGGTAGTGGTAGTTCTAGTCCCACTTATTTAACTGATGTCAATGGCACTCTCTACTTCCAAGCTTATGACCCCACTAATGGTTATGAACTCTGGAAAATTGGCACTAATGGTACACCCACACGCATTGATTTAGGTAGCGATAGTTCTTCCCCAGCTAATTTAACGAATGTCAATGGCACGCTCTACTTCGTAGCATATACTCCAACTAATGGCTATGAATTGTGGAAGATTGACCCTACCACCGGAACTCCCAGCGTTATTGATATCGTTTCTGGTAGTGGAAGTTCTTTTCCAACCAACCTAACAAATGCCAACGGTACTCTCTATTTCAGGGCTTCTACATCAGCTACAGGTTATGAACTATGGAAAATAGACTCAACTACAGGTAGCCCTGTTTTCCTCAAAGACATTCAAGTTGGTAATGGTAGTTCTAACCCCGGAAACCTGACTTACAGCAATGGCAAAATCTATTTTACCGCTGATAACTTCACTCAAGGGGTAGAACTTTGGCAAACTGATGGTACTCCAGAAGGTACGGTTCTCACTCAAGACATCAATGCAACCACCTACAGTTCTAATCCCAGCAGTTTTATCAATGTTGGGGGGATTCTCTACTTCACTGCCAACAATGATATCAATGGAATTGAACTATATAAGGCTGATACAAGTACAGGAGTTGTCAGCCTCATTGAAATTAATGCAGGTAGTGGTAGTTCTAGTCCCACTTATTTAACTGATGTCAATGGTACGCTTTATTTCCAAGCAAACGACCCCACTAATGGTTCTGAACTGTGGAAAATTGGCACGAATGGTACACTCACACGCATTGATTTAGGTACTGGTGGTTCTTCTCCAAACAATTTAACGAATGTTAATGGTACACTCTACTTCACAGCATACGGATACAATGGTGTTAATTATCTGGGTTATGAGTTGTGGAAAATTGACCCCACCACCGGAACTCCTAGTGTTATTGATATCGTTTCTGGTAGTGGTACTTCTTCTCCAAGTAATTTAATTAATATTAATGGCGTTCTCTATTTCACGGCTTCTACATCAGCTACAGGTTCTGAACTATGGAAACTAGATCCTGCTAACAATCTACCCGTTTTAATTAGCGATCTTTACCCTGGTGCGAATAGTTCTAATCCTAGCAACTTCATTAATTCTGGTGGCACAGTTTACTTCATTGCGAATAATAGTACAAATGGCCACGAACTATTTCGCATTGACCCAACAACGGGGAATCCAGTTCTGCTGGATATTTATGCGGGAGCAAATAGTTCTAGTCCCAATGGCCTCATAGATATCAATGGCACATTGTATTTTAAAGCCGATGATGGCGTAAATGGCAATCAGTTATGGAAAATAGACCCAACTACGGGAAATCCTGTGCGGTTGGTAGTTCCTGATTTATATGATAACAATGCTGCTTATCTTGATAGCTTCACCAATGTAGGTGGTAAACTTTATTTCAGAAGCTCTTACTACAATAGCAACACTACAATTTACCAGCCGTTATACACCATTGATTCAACCACAGGAAATCCTGTTGCTGTAGCAGGAGTATCCTATGTATCTAATCTAACTAACATCAATGGAGTTCTCTATTTCCAGGGATATACTGCTACGAATGGCTTTGAACTGTGGAAAATTGACTCAACAACGGGTCAGCCTGTAGTCATTGATATTGTTTCTGGTGGCGGTAGTTCTAGTCCCACTAATTTAACTAATGTCAATGGGACTCTTTTCTTTGCAGCTTATAATGTTGCTAATGGTCAAGAACTATGGAAAATAGACAGCACTGGTAATCCGGTTTTAGTTAAGGATATTAATCCTGGAAGTGGTTACTCATCACCAAGCAGCCTTTTCAATGTTAATGGTACTCTTTACTTCACAGCCAATGATGGGACTAATGGTGTAGAACTGTGGAAAAGTGATGGGACTACTGCGGGTACAGTTCTAGCAAAAGATATCAATGGACGTACCTATAGTTCAGATCCTAATAGCCTCATAGATATCAATGGCACATTGTATTTTAAAGCCGATGATGGCGTAAATGGCAATCAGTTATGGAAAATAGACCCAACTACGGGAAATCCTGTGCGGTTGGTGGTTCCTGATTTACCTAGTGGCTATGTTCCTTATCTTGATAGCTTCACCAATGTAGGTGGTAAACTTTATTTCAGAAGCTCTTACTACAGCAACTCTACATACCAGCCGTTATATACCATTGATTCAAGCACGGGAAATCCGGTTACTGTAGCAGGAGTATCTTATGTATCTAGTCTAATTAACATTAATGGAGTTCTCTATTTCCAGGCATATACTGCTACGAATGGCTTTGAACTGTGGAAAATTGACTCAACAACGGGTAAACCTGTAGTCATTGATATTGTTTCTGGTAGTGGTAGTTCTAGTCCCACTAATTTAACTAATGTCAATGGAACTCTTTTCTTTACGGCTTCTAACGCTGCTAATGGTGAAGAACTATGGAAACTAGACAGCACTGGTAATCCGGTTTTAGTTAAGGATATTTATGCTGGAAGTAATGGTTCATCACCCGGCAGCCTTTTCAATGTCAATGGTACTCTTTACTTCACAGCTAATAATGGGACTAATGGTGTAGAACTGTGGAAAAGTGATGGGACTGCTGCGGGTACAGTTCTAGCAAAAGATATCAATGGACGTACCTATAGTTCTAGTCCCAATGGCCTCATAGATGTCAATGGCACATTGTATTTTAAAGCCAATGATGGCGTAAATGGCAATCAGTTATGGAAAATAGACCCAACCACGGGAAATCCTGTGCGGTTGGTGGTTCCTGATTTACCTAGTGGCTATGTTCCTTATCTTGATAGCTTCACCAATGTAGGTGGTAAACTTTATTTCAGAAGCTCTTACTACAGCAACTCTACATACCAGCCGTTATATACCATTGATTCAAGCACGGGAAATCCGGTTACTGTAGCAGGAGTATCTTATGTATCTAGTCTAATTAACATTAATGGAGTTCTCTATTTCCAGGCATATACTGCTACGAATGGCTTTGAACTGTGGAAAATTGACTCAACAACGGGTAAACCTGTAGTCATTGATATTGTTTCTGGTAGCGGTAGTTCTAGTCCCACTAATTTAACTAATGTCAATGGAACTCTTTTCTTTAAGGCTTCTAACGCTGCTAATGGTGAAGAACTATGGAAACTAGACAGCACTGGTAATCCGGTTTTAGTTAAGGATATTTATTCTGGAAGTAATGGTTCATCACCCAGTAGCCTTTTCAATGTCAATGGTACTCTTTACTTTACCGCTAATGATGGGACTAATGGCGTAGAACTATGGAAAAGTGATGGGAATACTGCGGGTACAGTGCAGTTAGAAATTTATCCTGGCGCTATTAACCCTAATATTAGTAACTTTTTAAATGTTGGTAGCGTTCTCTACTTTACTGCGAATAATGCCACCAATGGTCAAGAACTCTGGCGGATTAATTCTACTACAGGTAATCCTGAAGTTATTGATATTGTTTCTGGTACTGGTAGTTCTTCTCCAGCTTATTTAACAAATGTCAATGGCACACTCTACTTCCAAGCATATACTCCAACTAATGGCTATGAATTATGGAAGATTGACCCAACAACGGGTAAGCCTGTAGTTATTGATATTGTTTCTGGTAGCGGTAGTTCCTCTCCAGGCAATTTAACTGATGTCAATGGTACTCTCTACTTCACTGCTTACACATCAACTAATGGTTATGAACTGTGGAAAATTGACACTACCACCGGAACTCCCAGCGTTATTGATGTTGTTTCCGGTGGTAATAGTTCTTCTCCAACTAACCTAACGAATGTCAATGGTACTCTCTACTTTACTGCTTCCACATCAGCTAATGGCAATGAATTATGGAAATTAGATGCAACTACAGGTAGTCCTGTTTTCCTCAAAGATATTCAAGTTGGTAGCGGTAGTTCTAACCCAGGAAACCTAACTTATAGCAATGGTAAACTCTATTTTACGGCTGATAATTTCACCCAAGGGGTAGAACTTTGGGCTGTTGATATTAATACGGTCACTACGGTTGGTAGTGTGGCTAAAACAGGTAATGAAGACCAAACTATTACTTTTTCTGCGACTGACTTTTCTGGTGTTTTTAGCAGTAGTAGTGGTATATCCCTAGCAACTATTAAGGTAGTTCAATTACCGAGTAATGGCGTACTAAAATTGGGGACTAATAACGTCACGGTAAATCAAGAGATTGCTGTAGCCAACTTAGGAAATTTAACTTTTGTTCCCAATGCTAATTTTAATGGAACTGCTGGCTTTACTTGGAATGGTTCTGATGGTACTAATTATGCAGCTAATCCATCTAATGTCATCTTCACGATCAATTCAGTGAATGATGTACCGGAAATAGTTAATCCTATTCCCGATATTAATTTCTATAGCAACACTTTCTCTAATTTCAATATTTCTGAAAATGCTTTCCGCGATGCAGATTTGGGTGATTCCCTCACCTATTCGGCAACTTTAGCTGATGGTAGTCCTTTACCCAGTTGGTTAACCCTTAATAACAAGATTTTTAGCGGTACACCACCAATTTCTAGCACTGGAAAATTAGAAATTAAGGTGACAGCTACAGATCCAAATAATGCTTCAGTTGCCGATAACTTTATTTTGACTGTTATCAATAGCGCACCTACATCCATCTATCTCAGCAAGAATACAATTCCCGAAAATAGTGCCAATAATACTGTAATTGGTAATCTTATTTCAGTTGATGCTAACGCTAATGATACCCACACTTATACTCTAATTAATGATGCTGGTGGCAGATTTGCACTGAATGGTAATCAAATAGTTGTTGCTAATGGCGGATTGCTGGATTATGAAACTGCAACAGGGCATATTATTCGGGTAAAAACCACTGATAGCACTGGTTTATCTTATGAGGGAGATATTAGTATTTCCATCTCCAATGTTAATGATGCTTTTACAGGTAGTTTCTCTTTCACCGCAGCAACCTACAATATCAATGAACGTGGTACAGCGATTATTAGTCTGACTCGTACAGGGGGAAGTGATGGTGAAGTTAGCGTTACTGTAACTGCTACTGATGGTATAGCTACAGCAGGTAGTGATTATAATAATTCAAATTTACCAGTTACGTTGACTTTTGCTAATGGAGAAACGAGTAAAAACGTCATCATTCCTATTATTGATGACAATGTTTACGAACCTACAGAAACCGTCAATTTAGCTTTATCCAATCCTAGCAATGGCGCAACATTAGGAACAGAAACAACAGCCATTTTAAACATCATTGATAATGATCCTAATACTAATTTACCTGATTTGGTAGTTAGTAATATTGTTGCTCCAATTAATGCCCAATCTGGAGAAGTAATAAATATTAGTTGGACATTAACTAATCAAGGAATTGCTACCGCTTCTGGAAGTTGGGTGGATTACGTTTATCTATCCGATGATGATAAGATAGGGAATGATAAATTGTTAGGATCGTTTACTTTTGATGGAGCGATGGCTACGCCCGCCGCAGGCATCGCAGCAGGGGCTTCTGTTGAACGGACTCAATCAATCACGCTACCTTTAATACTTAGCGGTAATCAACAAATTATCGTCTCAACTGATGCCAATAATCAAATTCTAGAATATTCAGGAACAGAAACTAATAATACAACAATTGATGATATACCAATTGCCGTTACTTTAAAAACCTTCCCTAATCTTCAAGTATCTAATGTTGCTGCACCTCTAACGGCCTTTTCTAGCCAATCAACCGCCATTCAATGGACGGTCAAAAACGTTGGTAATGGGGCAACCAGTTCCCCCTACTGGAGTGATTCCGTTTATTTGTCCCTAGATAATACTTTTGATGATACGGATATTTATTTGGGACAAGCGAATAATCCCAGTTATCTCAACGCAGGAGATAGTTATACCAATCATCTGGATGTAACTTTACCGCGTGGCATTAGTGGTAATTATTATTTCCTAGTCAAAACAGATGTTCGTAATAATGTCTTTGAAAATGACAAGGAAAATGACAATCTAACAGTCGGTAGTCCAACAAATGTTTCCCTTACACCACCACCCGATTTCCAAGTTACTAATGTTACGATTCCCTCCCAATCTTTTTCAGGTCAGTCTTTGAATCTCAGTTGGACTGTCACCAATAAGGGAATCGGCAAAAATCTGGAAACCGTCTGGTACGATCAGGTTTTCTTGTCCACTGATGAGGTGTTAGATGCAGATGATCGCAACTTAGGGACGTTTTCTCAGAATGGAATCCTTAACAGTAATGATAGTTACACCTCGTCACAGACGGTTTCCTTGCCCATTGGCATTAGTGGAGACTATTACTTCTTTGTGCGGACGGATGCGGGTAATCAAGTCTTTGAAAGTGTATTTGATGGCAATAATACGGGCTATAAAGCAACCCCAACTCGTATCAATCTGACTCCACCGCCCGATCTAGAAATTCTTTCGCTGACGCTTCCAACCCAAGCAACAGCAAGTCGCGCCCTAAACTTCAGCTATCAAGTTACCAATTTTGGCTCAACGACAACCCCTAATTATTATTGGACTGATCGTTTCTATCTTTCTTTAGATAATCAACTTGATACTAATACCGATCTGCTTATTGGCGATCAACCCCATTACGGAAGTTTGGCTCCTGATGAGTCCTATACCAATAATTTTAGTTACACTCTACCCAATACCTTGACAGGTAATTACTATCTCTTTGGTATTACCGATAGTAATAATGAAGTCTTTGAATTGAATAATGAAAATAATACTTTTCTAGCAACAACTCCCATTGTCATTACCTCTCAACCTGCGGATTTAGTAGTGGTTTCGGCTTCTGTACCCATGACAGGAGAAGCGGGTAAGGCTCTGCGGGTAGAATGGACGGTTCGTAATCAGGGAACTGGGGATACGGCAATCAGTAGTTGGACGGATCAGGTTATTCTTTCTAAGGATGCTCAAATCGGTAACAGCGATGATCTTGTTTTGGGATCGTTTAGTCGTGGGGAAATTCTGGCTCCCAATCAGTCCTATACTCGTAGTGAATTAGTCACCCTTCCCATTGACGCGATCGCGGGGTATCAAGTTTTTGTGGTGACGGATGCGGGTAACTCTGTCTATGAGGCGACCCAGGAAAATAATAATAGTTCTACTGGTCAGCCCCTAACGGTGACACGAGAAACAGCCGATCTTCAGGTCACTGAGGTTAGTTCGCCGAGCAGTGGCCAATCGGGGCAAGCTTTAACGGTTAATTGGACAGTTAAGAATTTTGGAAGTAGTACTACCAATAGCAATTATTGGTATGACGGCGTTTATCTTTCGACCGATAACCAAATTAGCAGTGATGATATTTTCCTGGGCTATGCCTATCGTTCCGAAGCTTTGGATGTGTCTGAGCAGTATAGTGTTTCGCGTAGTTTTAATTTGCCGAATAACTTGCAAGCAGGGAATTATTACACCCTGGTTCGGACTGATGCGTTGAGCTACGTTTATGAAGGGTCTTTAGAAAATAACAATGACAAGGCCACCCAGGGAACCACCACAGGAACGGGAGGAGAAACCACTGGGGGAACAAGCGTTGGTGTCACAGCCAGTCCAGACCTGGTGATGGTCAGTGTGGATGCGCCCACAACGGGTATTGGTGGTCAAAATCTCACGGTTAGTTGGACGGTGCGTAATGCGGGAACGGTGGAAACAGGCGATCGCAGTTGGTACGAAGCTTTTTATCTGTCCCGCGATCAGGTATTTGATCGCAACAGTGATATCTATCTAGGCTATCGCTCCTACACAGGAAATCTTGCAGCAGGGGCGACCTACAGCCAAACTGAGTCCTTCCGTTTACCCCAAGGTATATCGGGATCATTTTATCTATTTGCTAAGACCGATGCAGGTAATTCGCTCTATGAGGGAACTGTCGAAAACAATAATGTCGCCTATGATCCCACTTCTGTTGTGGTGTCGTTAGCCCAGCCTGCGGATTTAGTGGTGGGTACGATTACGATCCCAGCCAATGGGGTGACAGGACAGAGTGCCAGCATTACCTATACGGTGACAAATGAGGGTAGTAATGCGGTTGTGGGGAATTGGTCAGATTCTCTTTATCTCTCGAAGGATGGTCAATGGGACATCAATGATCTGTTCTTGGGACAGGTTGACAATTCGAGGGAAGTCCTCAGTGGCAATAGTTATACCAATACGCTGACGGCTTCTTTGCCAGGGGTGGTTCCAGGGGATTATCAGGTCATTATTCGCAGTGATATTCGCAATGAAATTCCTGAATCGAATGAAAGTAATAATCTGAAGGCGACTCTGGATAAGGTGAATATGGATGTGGAGCGTTTGATCTTGGGAACACCGAGTACAGGGTCTTTGGCTCAGGGGCAGGGGGGTACTACCGCTTTGAGGTCGGCGCGGGGGAAACGCTACGGTTGA